The following are encoded together in the Desertifilum tharense IPPAS B-1220 genome:
- the cobU gene encoding bifunctional adenosylcobinamide kinase/adenosylcobinamide-phosphate guanylyltransferase, whose product MGQIILVTGPARSGKSEWAESLAQQTGKSVVYVATATLDPQDREWQQRIAAHQQRRPASWQTLEVSAELAATLRVTPASDCLLVDSLGTWLANFLPEEESQWQAIQAELLESLAQTEADSIWVAEETGWGVVPAYPMGRLFRDRLGNLVRRLSAIAHRVDLVTGGYVLNLSQLGTPLGDRL is encoded by the coding sequence ATGGGACAAATTATTTTAGTGACGGGCCCGGCTCGGTCGGGTAAAAGCGAGTGGGCTGAATCTTTAGCTCAACAAACCGGAAAATCTGTCGTTTATGTGGCAACTGCCACCCTAGATCCCCAGGATCGAGAATGGCAACAGCGCATTGCGGCCCATCAGCAGCGCCGCCCCGCAAGTTGGCAAACCCTGGAGGTGAGTGCGGAGTTGGCCGCAACGCTGAGGGTAACGCCAGCTTCCGATTGTCTGTTGGTGGATTCTTTGGGAACTTGGCTGGCGAATTTTTTACCCGAAGAGGAAAGCCAATGGCAGGCGATCCAAGCGGAGTTACTGGAAAGCTTGGCTCAAACGGAGGCGGATTCGATCTGGGTGGCGGAGGAAACGGGCTGGGGAGTGGTTCCGGCTTATCCAATGGGGCGGTTGTTTCGCGATCGCCTGGGGAATTTGGTGCGCCGCCTGAGCGCGATCGCCCATCGGGTCGATTTAGTTACGGGGGGATATGTTCTCAATCTGTCGCAGTTGGGAACGCCCTTGGGCGATCGCCTTTAG